A single window of Dermacentor albipictus isolate Rhodes 1998 colony chromosome 1, USDA_Dalb.pri_finalv2, whole genome shotgun sequence DNA harbors:
- the LOC135897348 gene encoding uncharacterized protein yields the protein MAKKSDTAVDGTMDANKKTQQPRLSQSHQEQRLARAPLHNIIAETVQLISELLKVTVAVPPKEDVVEHLPISFKQFSNVRVIVDCTEIPIGLPNCLRCALQTYSFYKKGFTVKYMVTVTPSGLIAHISQRYGGRTSDKAVFEQSGLIKQLDPISDAIMADPGFLIDDICADHLIELIRPPLRKQKQMSKGDALRTQNIASARVHVERAIQRMKIFKVLSTRIPWSMRDVDASARANNDEEKENGGRKLGECLGGKGVNRGLERKTTDGRTRLCVGHHVDEVDGGGTVVQRVQE from the exons atggcaaagaagtccgacacggctgtggatgGCACGATGGACGCgaacaagaagacgcaacagcctaggcttagccagtcacaccaggaacagcgtctagcccgagccccacttca caacataattgcagagactgtTCAGCTGATCTCTGAATTATTAAAGGTAACTGTGGCAGTGCCACCAAAAGAAGATGTTGTTGAACATTTGCCCATCTCTTTTAAACAATTCAGTAACGTGCGTGTCATTGTAGATTGCACCGAAATTCCTATTGGCCTGCCCAACTGTTTGCGATGTGCATTACAGACATACTCCTTCTATAAGAAAGGTTTCACGGTTAAATATATGGTGACTGTTACACCAAGTGGTCTTATTGCCCACATAAGCCAAAGGTATGGAGGCCGCACCTCAGATAAGGCCGTTTTTGAGCAAAGCGGCCTCATCAAGCAACTAGACCCAATATCAGATGCCATAATGGCAGACCCTGGCTTTCTTATCGATGATATTTGTGCGGACCACTTAATTGAGTTAATCAGGCCTCCACTCAGAAAACAAAAGCAGATGTCAAAGGGTGATGCACTTAGGACACAAAACATAGCATCAGCAAGAGTTCATGTAGAGCGTGCTATACAGCGAATGAAAATATTCAAAGTGTTGTCAACAAGAATCCCATGGAGCATG AGGGACGTCGACGCATCGGCGAGAGCGAACAAcgacgaggagaaggagaacggcgGTCGCAAACTGGGCGAATGCTTGGGCGGGAAAGGGGTAAATCGCGGTCTGGAGCGTAAGACAACGGATGGTCGTACGCGGCTGTGCGTGGGTCATCACGTGGATGAAGTGGACGGCGGCGGCACAGTCGTGCAACGTGTCCAGGAATAG